One Desulfovibrio sp. UCD-KL4C genomic region harbors:
- the hflK gene encoding FtsH protease activity modulator HflK encodes MNWDWDKLSEQRQRNTGSKTPGVDEINSTIKKFRGSGLPGGKYVIIGIIALWFLSGIYIVEPDEVGVVTRFGKYVTTTNPGPHYHLPVPIESVMKPQVTRIRRVEVGFRSFGSSRSFTQGQSRNVPEESLMLTGDENIVDVQFIVQYQIKDPVEYLFQVTNQDKTIQDAAEAAMREIIGKTKIELALTTGKLQIQTETRILLQSIVDSYKLGVNVLAVQLQNVHPPTEVVDAFKDVASAREDKSRYINEAEAYRNDILPKARGQAAVILNKAQAYKETKVLEAEGQAKRFMAVYHEYSKAKDITVKRLYLETMQNILSNPEVTKVILSDKAAKRALPFLSLDGDSFPAKVVNNKKGVK; translated from the coding sequence CAGAACAACGGCAGAGGAACACTGGCTCTAAAACGCCGGGTGTGGATGAAATAAATTCCACGATCAAAAAATTTCGCGGATCCGGATTACCGGGCGGAAAGTACGTCATAATCGGCATCATTGCTCTGTGGTTCCTTTCAGGGATCTATATCGTAGAGCCAGATGAAGTCGGCGTCGTTACTAGGTTTGGTAAATACGTTACCACGACTAATCCCGGGCCGCACTACCACCTTCCGGTTCCAATTGAATCGGTCATGAAACCGCAGGTCACACGCATCAGGCGTGTGGAAGTGGGTTTCCGTTCTTTTGGATCTTCTCGCTCTTTTACACAGGGGCAGTCCCGGAATGTACCTGAAGAATCTCTGATGCTGACAGGTGATGAAAACATCGTTGATGTTCAATTTATCGTTCAATACCAGATCAAAGACCCTGTTGAGTACCTTTTTCAGGTAACTAATCAGGATAAGACTATTCAGGATGCAGCCGAAGCAGCCATGCGAGAAATTATCGGTAAGACTAAAATTGAATTGGCTCTTACAACGGGTAAGTTGCAGATTCAGACAGAGACCAGAATCTTATTACAGTCCATTGTGGATTCGTATAAGCTTGGTGTAAATGTGCTTGCCGTGCAGCTCCAGAATGTTCATCCGCCGACCGAGGTTGTGGATGCGTTTAAAGATGTTGCAAGTGCCCGTGAAGATAAAAGCCGTTATATTAACGAAGCTGAAGCATATCGTAATGATATTTTGCCGAAAGCCCGTGGGCAGGCTGCTGTTATCCTGAATAAAGCTCAAGCGTACAAGGAAACCAAAGTGCTTGAAGCGGAAGGTCAGGCTAAGAGATTTATGGCTGTTTATCACGAGTACTCAAAAGCTAAGGATATCACCGTTAAACGTTTGTATCTGGAAACAATGCAAAACATTCTCTCTAATCCTGAAGTAACTAAAGTTATTCTTTCAGACAAAGCCGCTAAAAGGGCTTTGCCGTTCCTTTCCTTGGACGGAGATTCATTCCCCGCAAAGGTTGTGAATAATAAGAAGGGGGTTAAGTAA